A portion of the bacterium genome contains these proteins:
- a CDS encoding HEPN domain-containing protein, translating to MNYLHKKRIPASSEEWLLHAKSDLKLAKLGIKQDVLPEQICFHAQQCVEKALKAILVFCKVDFPFTHDLEELLDTFEMAGILIPSELSDIGILTPYAVESRYPGYWGEILENDVTEAIALAEKTIKWSEEYIQWGKQ from the coding sequence ACCTACATAAGAAGCGTATCCCTGCTTCTTCGGAAGAATGGCTGCTACATGCTAAAAGTGACTTAAAACTTGCAAAACTCGGAATAAAGCAAGATGTTCTACCAGAACAGATATGTTTCCATGCTCAACAGTGTGTTGAAAAAGCACTCAAAGCGATTCTTGTCTTTTGTAAAGTTGATTTCCCTTTTACCCATGACCTTGAAGAGCTCCTTGATACTTTCGAAATGGCTGGGATTTTAATTCCATCAGAGTTATCAGATATTGGTATATTAACCCCTTACGCTGTTGAAAGTCGCTATCCTGGCTATTGGGGCGAAATTTTAGAAAATGATGTGACAGAAGCTATCGCCCTTGCTGAAAAGACGATAAAATGGTCTGAAGAATATATCCAATGGGGGAAGCAGTAA